Part of the Oncorhynchus keta strain PuntledgeMale-10-30-2019 unplaced genomic scaffold, Oket_V2 Un_contig_2374_pilon_pilon, whole genome shotgun sequence genome, AAACTTCaccactgctctgactgtgggaagagattcCCCTCTTCAGCTGACCTTAAAAGACATCTGCgaatccacacaggagagaaacctaatagctgtgatcaatgtgggaagagttttagtgTTACAAGCAGCCTGAAAGCacaccagaaaacacacacaggagagaaaccttatagctgtgatcaatgtgggaagagatttTGTGACATCTAGCAGTCTGACTatacaccagagaatacacactggtgagaaaccttatagctgtgatcgatgtgggaagagttttaatGTTCC contains:
- the LOC127921828 gene encoding zinc finger protein 22-like translates to MLLRNRSSIYTRERRDLCGSSGEPQQQHDAEETEESLSTLEHLKHQQRPRGKKLHHCSDCGKRFPSSADLKRHLRIHTGEKPNSCDQCGKSFSVTSSLKAHQKTHTGEKPYSCDQCGKRFCDI